The segment CGAAGGTTAATTAAACAGGGTGGAATTTATCTTAATGAAGAATCAATGAAAGATACAAATTTAGATGTAAGCCTGGATTATTTTGAAGATGATAAACTAACTATTAGAAAAGGTAAAAAAACATATCATCAAGTTATTTTAAAATAAGCTCTAAAAAAGCCCTTAGCAAAGGGCTTTTTTTAATTAATTCTTTTTAAGTAAATCAGAGCAAATTTATATTATTATAATAAGAAAATATTGGCATCATTACATAAGTCATGCATTTCATCAGGCCATATGCCTGATTGTACTTCTCCAATATGTGCTTTTTTTAACAAAAACATACACATCCTTGATTGACCAATACCACCACCAACTGTGTAGGGTAATTCATCATCTAAAATCATTTTATGGAAAGGCATCTTAGCTCTATCTTCAGCATTCGCTGCCTTTAGTTGTTTCATTATAGCCTCTTTATCCACTCTAATTCCCATAGAGGAAATTTCTAAAGCTCTATCTAGAACAGGATACCAAAATAGAATATCACCATTCAATTCCCAATCATCATAGTCAGGAGCACGACCGTCGTGTTTTCTACCTGAGTCTAATACTCCTCCTATTTTCATAATGAAAACAGCTTTCTTTTCTTTAGTTATAGCATCTTCTCTTTCTTTTGGACTTAAGTTAGGATACCTATCTTCTAACTCCTGAGTATTTATAAAAAATATTTCTTCAGGGAAAAATTGCTCAATAGAAGGATATTCATTACAGATATAATCTTCAGTTTCTTTAAAAACATCATATATTGATATTACCAATGACTTTAGTTTTTCAATATTTCTATCTTCCTTATCTATAACCTTTTCCCAGTCCCACTGATCTACATAAAGAGAATGTAAATTACCTAGGTCCTCGTCTCTTCTAATTGCATTCATATCCGTATATAGTCCCTCTCCTGCATCAAATTGATATTTATGCAGAGCTAAACGCTTCCATTTGGCAAGGGATTGTACAATTTCTAGGTTCATACCATCAATAGCTTTTATATCAAAGCTTACAGGCCTTTCGATACCATTCAAGTTATCATTCAAACCTGAATCAGCATCAACAAACAATGGTGCTGAAACTCTTATTAAATTTAAAGTATTAGCCAATTTCCTTTCAAAATGATCTTTTAACTTTTTTATAGCAATTTCTGTTTCCCGTACTGATAATAAAGATTTATAATTTTCCGGAATAATTAATTTTTCCATGATTTTTGTCCACTCCTTTATAAATGAGAACTCTTATACATCTTTCATAAGTACTATTAAGTGAGCATTAAAAACTTAAGCGTCGGGCCTTAGTAAAAAGTAAAAAACAATATAAATATAAACAAGTAATTTTAACATTCTATTCTTTAATAACTTTATTGGATAATTTGCCAATTCCTTCGATTTCTATTTCTATTATATCTCCATCTTTTAAGAAAACAGCAGGCTTCCTAGCAAATCCTACACCTTCAGGTGTACCAGTAATTATTACTGTACCTGGTAGAAGTGTCATATTCTTAGAAATATATGAAACAAGGTATGATACATCAAAAATCATATCAGATGTATTAGAATCTTGCATTACTTCACCATTAAGCAATGATTTAATATTACAATTATCTGGATCTAATTTAGTTTCAATTACAGGCCCTAGTGGACAAAAAGTATCAAAAGATTTACCTCTAGCCCATTGCTTGTCTATCCTACGTTGACAATCACGAGCGCTTACATCATTAGCACAAGTATAGC is part of the Halanaerobiaceae bacterium ANBcell28 genome and harbors:
- the asnA gene encoding aspartate--ammonia ligase, translating into MEKLIIPENYKSLLSVRETEIAIKKLKDHFERKLANTLNLIRVSAPLFVDADSGLNDNLNGIERPVSFDIKAIDGMNLEIVQSLAKWKRLALHKYQFDAGEGLYTDMNAIRRDEDLGNLHSLYVDQWDWEKVIDKEDRNIEKLKSLVISIYDVFKETEDYICNEYPSIEQFFPEEIFFINTQELEDRYPNLSPKEREDAITKEKKAVFIMKIGGVLDSGRKHDGRAPDYDDWELNGDILFWYPVLDRALEISSMGIRVDKEAIMKQLKAANAEDRAKMPFHKMILDDELPYTVGGGIGQSRMCMFLLKKAHIGEVQSGIWPDEMHDLCNDANIFLL